A single genomic interval of Mycolicibacterium sp. MU0053 harbors:
- a CDS encoding SDR family NAD(P)-dependent oxidoreductase, producing MPFVDTTAIVTGGAAGLGLAIAEALAARGAKVAIFDIAADEIDTQVERLRSEGAKVEGYVVDVSDRGAVETAVAQVRADLGPVLMLINNAGVEQFGRFADITDEQWDHVMAVNLRGPFICTQVVLPDMLDAQWGRIVNISSSSAQGGQSRMAAYVSSKAGLIGFTKSLALEIGPKGITVNTIPPGMVVTPMLEKAIDEGRFTASLEHFASITPVRRAGRPEDIANAAIFLCQDESSYITGQIIPVNGGRRT from the coding sequence CATCGCCGAGGCACTCGCGGCACGCGGCGCCAAGGTCGCGATTTTCGATATCGCCGCCGACGAGATCGACACTCAAGTAGAGCGCCTGCGCAGCGAAGGTGCCAAGGTCGAGGGTTACGTCGTCGACGTCTCGGACCGGGGTGCGGTCGAAACCGCTGTCGCCCAGGTCCGGGCCGACCTCGGCCCGGTGCTGATGCTGATCAACAACGCCGGCGTCGAGCAATTCGGTAGGTTCGCCGACATCACCGATGAGCAGTGGGACCACGTGATGGCGGTCAACTTGCGCGGACCGTTCATCTGCACCCAGGTGGTGCTGCCTGACATGCTCGACGCACAGTGGGGTCGCATCGTCAACATTTCGTCATCGAGTGCGCAGGGTGGGCAGTCCCGGATGGCGGCCTATGTCAGCTCCAAGGCCGGGTTGATCGGCTTCACCAAGAGCCTGGCGTTGGAGATCGGTCCGAAAGGCATCACCGTCAACACGATTCCGCCCGGCATGGTGGTCACTCCGATGCTCGAGAAGGCCATCGACGAAGGCCGATTCACCGCGTCGCTGGAGCATTTCGCGAGTATCACTCCGGTGCGGAGGGCGGGTCGACCGGAGGATATCGCCAACGCGGCGATCTTCCTCTGTCAGGACGAATCCTCCTACATCACCGGTCAGATCATTCCGGTCAATGGCGGGCGTCGGACGTGA
- a CDS encoding DUF5994 family protein, producing the protein MRTRDGSSRSKSAPGKSAPAPTSGSAAAKAASTVTEGSRLALLGCGSAHGCVDGAWWPKTPNLAVELPDIVAVFSRWIGTVHRVVYDPTLWKTPPSRLIRHGAAISVDPYRMVNRETIGLMGTHSRSAVLFVVPPSTSAAVANRMLRLVESATKPMPASFLLQRYAEFAAEAIASKTPDVAVGEFSGR; encoded by the coding sequence ATGCGCACCAGAGACGGATCATCTCGCAGCAAGTCTGCCCCGGGTAAGTCGGCCCCGGCGCCCACCTCGGGGTCGGCGGCCGCCAAAGCGGCGTCCACTGTCACCGAGGGCAGTCGCCTGGCGCTGTTGGGGTGCGGATCGGCGCACGGATGCGTCGACGGCGCGTGGTGGCCCAAGACTCCGAACCTGGCCGTTGAACTGCCCGACATCGTCGCGGTCTTCAGTCGCTGGATCGGGACGGTGCACCGCGTGGTCTACGACCCCACGCTCTGGAAGACACCCCCGTCGCGGCTCATCCGGCACGGCGCCGCGATCTCGGTGGACCCCTACCGGATGGTCAACCGCGAGACGATCGGCCTGATGGGTACCCATTCGCGCAGCGCTGTGCTGTTCGTGGTGCCCCCGTCGACCTCCGCTGCCGTCGCGAACCGGATGCTCCGACTGGTCGAAAGCGCGACCAAGCCGATGCCGGCCAGCTTTCTGCTGCAGCGTTACGCCGAATTTGCCGCTGAGGCAATCGCTTCGAAGACCCCCGATGTCGCGGTAGGCGAATTCTCCGGTCGCTGA
- a CDS encoding NADP-dependent isocitrate dehydrogenase, producing the protein MSADQPSIIYTLTDEAPLLATYAFLPIVQTFAQAAGIDVKTSDISVAARILAEFNDRLTDEQKVPDNLAELGKMTQDPSANIIKLPNISASVPQLLAAIKELKSKGYDLPDYPGEPKTDEEKQIKDRYAKILGSAVNPVLREGNSDRRAPKAVKEYAKKHPHSMGEWSQASRTHVATMKEGDFYHGEKSMTLDKARNVKMVLEPKDGKAGNDLVLKPEVKLDAGDVIDSMYMSKKALYKFYEEQIEDAYKTGVMFSLHVKATMMKVSHPIVFGHAIKVFYKDAFAKHEKLFDQLGVNVNNGMSDLYDKIAALPASQREEIIEDLHRCHEHRPELAMVDSVKGISNFHSPSDVIVDASMPAMIRLGGKMYGADGRTKDTKAVNPESTFSRIYQEMINFCKTHGQFDPTTMGTVPNVGLMAQKAEEYGSHDKTFEIAEDGVAKIVDIDTGEVLLSQEVEEGDIWRMPVVKDAPIRDWVKLAVNRARASGMPVVFWLDTERPHEVELRKKVKTYLKDHDTEGLTIQIMPQVWAMRYTIERVVRGQDTIAATGNILRDYLTDLFPILELGTSAKMLSIVPLMAGGGLYETGAGGSAPKHVHQLVEENHLRWDSLGEFLALGASLEDMGDKTDNPKAKVLAHALDTATGKLLDEDKGPSRKAGELDNRGSQFYLAMYWAQALAEQTEDKELAEQFAPLAKTLAENEDAIVTELNEVQGKAADIGGYYYPDPEKLTAVMRPSKTLNEVLATAKV; encoded by the coding sequence ATGAGCGCCGACCAACCGTCCATCATCTACACGTTGACCGACGAGGCGCCGTTACTCGCGACCTACGCCTTTCTGCCGATCGTCCAGACCTTCGCGCAGGCGGCCGGTATCGACGTCAAGACCAGCGACATCTCGGTGGCGGCCCGCATCCTGGCCGAGTTCAACGATCGCCTCACCGACGAGCAGAAGGTGCCGGACAACCTGGCCGAGCTGGGCAAGATGACCCAGGACCCCTCGGCCAACATCATCAAGCTGCCGAACATCAGCGCCTCGGTACCGCAGTTGCTCGCGGCCATCAAGGAATTGAAGTCCAAGGGCTACGACCTCCCCGATTACCCGGGTGAGCCGAAGACCGACGAGGAAAAGCAGATCAAGGACCGCTACGCCAAGATTTTGGGCAGTGCGGTCAACCCGGTGCTGCGCGAGGGTAACTCGGACCGTCGGGCGCCCAAGGCGGTCAAGGAGTACGCCAAGAAGCACCCGCACAGCATGGGTGAGTGGTCGCAGGCCTCCCGGACCCACGTCGCGACCATGAAGGAAGGCGACTTCTATCACGGCGAGAAGTCGATGACGCTGGACAAGGCGCGCAACGTCAAGATGGTTCTCGAGCCCAAGGACGGCAAGGCCGGAAATGACCTTGTGCTCAAGCCCGAGGTCAAGCTCGACGCCGGCGACGTCATCGACAGCATGTACATGAGCAAGAAGGCGCTGTACAAGTTCTACGAAGAGCAGATCGAGGACGCCTACAAGACCGGCGTGATGTTCTCGCTGCACGTCAAGGCGACCATGATGAAGGTCTCCCATCCGATCGTCTTCGGCCACGCGATCAAGGTCTTCTACAAGGACGCCTTCGCCAAGCACGAGAAGCTGTTCGACCAGCTCGGTGTCAACGTCAACAACGGAATGTCCGATCTCTACGACAAGATCGCGGCGCTGCCGGCCTCGCAGCGCGAAGAGATCATCGAGGATCTGCACCGTTGCCACGAGCACCGCCCGGAACTGGCGATGGTGGACTCGGTCAAGGGCATCTCCAACTTCCACTCGCCCAGCGACGTGATTGTCGACGCCTCGATGCCCGCGATGATCCGGCTCGGCGGCAAGATGTACGGCGCCGACGGACGGACCAAGGACACCAAGGCAGTCAACCCGGAGTCCACCTTCTCCCGGATCTACCAGGAGATGATCAACTTCTGTAAGACCCACGGTCAGTTCGACCCGACGACCATGGGCACCGTGCCGAACGTGGGCCTGATGGCGCAGAAGGCGGAGGAGTACGGCTCCCACGACAAGACCTTCGAGATCGCCGAGGACGGTGTCGCCAAGATCGTCGACATCGACACCGGCGAGGTGCTGCTGTCGCAGGAGGTCGAGGAGGGCGACATCTGGCGCATGCCGGTCGTCAAGGACGCCCCCATCCGGGACTGGGTCAAGCTGGCCGTCAACCGTGCGCGGGCCTCCGGCATGCCGGTGGTGTTCTGGTTGGACACCGAGCGGCCGCACGAGGTCGAGCTGCGTAAGAAGGTCAAGACCTATCTCAAGGACCACGACACCGAGGGCCTGACCATCCAGATCATGCCGCAGGTGTGGGCCATGCGGTACACGATCGAGCGGGTGGTCCGCGGCCAGGACACCATCGCCGCGACCGGCAACATCCTGCGCGATTACCTCACCGACCTGTTCCCGATCCTGGAGCTGGGCACCAGCGCCAAGATGCTCTCGATCGTGCCGCTGATGGCCGGCGGTGGTCTGTACGAGACCGGGGCCGGCGGGTCGGCGCCCAAGCACGTCCATCAGCTGGTGGAGGAGAACCACCTGCGCTGGGACTCGCTCGGGGAGTTCCTGGCCCTCGGCGCGAGCCTGGAGGACATGGGCGACAAGACCGACAATCCCAAGGCCAAGGTGCTGGCGCACGCGCTGGACACCGCCACCGGCAAGCTGTTGGACGAGGACAAGGGTCCGTCGCGCAAGGCCGGCGAGCTGGACAACCGCGGCAGCCAGTTCTACCTGGCGATGTACTGGGCGCAGGCGCTGGCCGAGCAGACCGAGGACAAGGAGCTGGCCGAGCAGTTCGCGCCGCTGGCCAAGACCCTGGCCGAGAACGAGGACGCCATTGTCACCGAGCTCAACGAGGTGCAGGGCAAGGCCGCCGACATCGGCGGCTACTACTACCCGGACCCGGAGAAGCTCACCGCGGTGATGCGGCCCAGCAAGACGCTCAATGAGGTCCTGGCGACCGCGAAGGTCTGA
- a CDS encoding Tex family protein → MNSSLAVKSVNARLAEELAVDEAQVSATVRLLDEGSTVPFIARYRKEVTGSLDDGQLRTLEERLRYLRELDERRAAVLAAIEEQGKLTDDVRKALLSADTKARVEDIYLPFKPKRRTKAQIAREQGLEPLADRLLTDPTQVPEAAAAPFVNAEVADAAAALEGARHILVERASEDAELVGEVRERFWANGILKTVPFSEDVAKTAEAQKYRDYFEFSEALETVPSHRVLAVMRGEKEKILGLSLDGGADDMYQAMIARTLGIDMTAGAAATPWLAATVGFAWRTRLMFSAAVDARVRLRQRAEQDAVAVFAKNLKDLLLAAPAGTRTTLGLDPGFRTGVKVAVVDGTGKVVDTCAIFPHQPQKQWDVAKATLSALIARHGVELIAVGNGTASRETDALAAEVIADIRAAGAAVPIKAMVSEAGASVYSASAYAAHELPELDVTLRGAVSIARRLQDPLAELVKIEPKSIGVGQYQHDVTPGILARSLGAVVEDAVNAVGVDLNTASVPLLARVSGISESLAEAIVAHRDSTGPFRSRRALLNVPRLGPKAFEQCAGFLRIRDGDDPLDNSGVHPEAYPVVRRILDRSGVTLAEIIGSEQTLRALRPADFADEHFGIPTVTDILAELEKPGRDPRPAFTTATFAAGVEKIADLKVGMVLEGVVTNVAAFGAFVDVGVHQDGLVHVSAMSDRFVSDPHEVVRSGQVVRVKVLDVDVERQRIGLSLRLNDAPQADRGKRPAGPRAGGGGQPGRGEQRNPNRAKKSRPAPAAPAGSMAQALRDAGFGK, encoded by the coding sequence GTGAATTCGAGCCTCGCCGTGAAGTCCGTAAATGCGCGTCTCGCTGAGGAACTGGCGGTCGACGAAGCCCAGGTGAGCGCCACGGTCCGGCTGCTGGACGAGGGGTCGACGGTGCCGTTCATCGCCCGGTACCGCAAGGAGGTGACCGGCAGCCTTGACGACGGCCAACTGCGGACCCTGGAGGAGCGGCTGCGCTATCTGCGTGAGCTCGACGAGCGTCGGGCCGCGGTGCTGGCCGCCATCGAGGAACAGGGCAAGCTCACCGACGACGTGCGCAAGGCGCTGCTGAGCGCCGACACCAAGGCCCGCGTCGAGGACATCTACCTGCCGTTCAAACCCAAGCGCCGCACCAAGGCGCAGATCGCGCGCGAGCAGGGTCTGGAGCCGCTGGCCGACCGGCTGCTGACCGACCCGACGCAGGTGCCCGAGGCCGCGGCGGCGCCGTTTGTCAACGCCGAGGTGGCCGACGCGGCGGCCGCGCTCGAGGGCGCCCGCCACATCCTGGTCGAGCGCGCCTCCGAGGACGCCGAGCTGGTCGGGGAGGTCCGCGAACGATTCTGGGCGAACGGCATCCTCAAAACCGTGCCGTTTTCCGAGGACGTCGCCAAAACCGCTGAGGCCCAGAAGTATCGGGACTACTTCGAGTTCAGCGAGGCGCTGGAGACCGTGCCCTCGCACCGAGTGCTGGCGGTGATGCGCGGGGAGAAGGAGAAGATCCTCGGACTGAGCCTGGACGGCGGCGCGGACGACATGTATCAGGCCATGATCGCCCGCACCCTGGGCATCGACATGACCGCGGGCGCCGCGGCCACCCCGTGGCTGGCGGCCACGGTGGGCTTCGCGTGGCGCACGCGGCTGATGTTCTCCGCCGCGGTGGACGCCCGGGTGCGGCTGCGGCAACGCGCCGAGCAGGACGCCGTGGCGGTGTTCGCCAAGAACCTCAAGGATCTGCTGCTCGCGGCGCCGGCCGGCACCCGCACCACCCTGGGCCTGGATCCGGGCTTTCGCACCGGAGTCAAGGTCGCGGTGGTCGACGGCACCGGCAAGGTGGTCGATACGTGCGCGATCTTCCCGCATCAGCCGCAGAAGCAGTGGGACGTCGCCAAGGCCACCCTCTCGGCGCTGATCGCGCGGCACGGAGTCGAACTGATCGCCGTCGGCAACGGCACCGCCTCGCGGGAGACCGACGCGCTGGCCGCCGAAGTCATCGCCGACATCCGCGCCGCCGGCGCCGCGGTACCGATCAAGGCGATGGTCAGTGAGGCCGGCGCCTCGGTGTATTCGGCCTCGGCCTACGCCGCGCATGAACTGCCGGAATTGGACGTGACGCTGCGCGGTGCGGTGTCGATCGCGCGCCGACTGCAGGACCCGCTGGCCGAACTCGTGAAGATCGAACCCAAGTCGATCGGCGTCGGCCAGTACCAGCACGACGTGACCCCGGGAATCCTGGCCCGCAGCCTGGGCGCGGTGGTCGAGGACGCCGTGAACGCCGTGGGCGTCGACCTCAACACCGCGTCGGTGCCGCTGCTGGCGCGGGTCTCGGGCATCTCCGAATCGCTGGCCGAGGCGATCGTGGCGCACCGCGACAGTACCGGGCCGTTCCGCAGCCGTCGCGCCCTGCTGAATGTTCCGCGCCTGGGCCCCAAGGCATTTGAACAGTGCGCGGGCTTCCTGCGGATCCGCGACGGCGACGACCCGCTGGACAACTCCGGGGTGCACCCCGAGGCCTATCCGGTGGTGCGGCGCATCCTGGACCGCTCCGGTGTCACGCTGGCCGAGATCATCGGCTCCGAGCAGACGTTGCGGGCGCTGCGCCCCGCCGATTTCGCCGACGAGCATTTTGGTATCCCCACCGTGACCGACATCCTGGCCGAACTCGAGAAGCCGGGCCGCGACCCGCGCCCGGCGTTCACCACGGCGACCTTCGCGGCGGGGGTGGAGAAGATCGCCGACCTGAAGGTCGGCATGGTGCTCGAGGGCGTGGTGACCAACGTCGCGGCCTTCGGCGCCTTCGTCGACGTCGGGGTCCACCAGGACGGGTTGGTGCACGTCTCGGCGATGTCCGACCGCTTTGTCTCCGATCCGCACGAGGTGGTGCGCTCGGGACAGGTGGTGCGGGTGAAGGTGCTCGACGTCGACGTCGAGCGCCAACGCATCGGGCTGAGCCTGCGCCTCAACGACGCACCGCAGGCCGACCGCGGTAAGCGCCCGGCCGGCCCCCGCGCAGGTGGCGGCGGACAACCGGGTCGCGGCGAGCAGCGAAACCCCAACCGTGCCAAGAAGTCCCGGCCGGCGCCCGCCGCGCCGGCCGGTTCGATGGCGCAGGCGCTGCGCGACGCGGGCTTCGGAAAGTAA
- the aceA gene encoding isocitrate lyase ICL2: MSTLDAHPQAGSQFQESIDQDIAATQAYFDSPRFDGIVRLYAARQVAEQRGTIPADYAVAREAATAFYPHLRELFAQRKSITTFGPYSPGQAVVMKRIGIEGIYLGGWATSAKGSISEDPGPDLASYPLSQVPEEAAGLVRALLTADRNQHYLRSRMTEEQRAATPVYDYRPFIIADADTGHGGDPHVRNLIRRFVEAGVPGYHIEDQRPGTKKCGHQGGKVLVPSDEQIKRLNTARFQLDIMRVPGIIVARTDAEAANLIDSRTDERDQPFLLGATNLKIPSYKSCFLALMRRFHQLGVTELNGHLLYALPDGEYDAADAWLESHGLTAQASEAAKSWLDGTEPLVDAAWDQVESAFVEAWQEDAGLDTYGGAVGELLEFREREGESTAMSAAQWREFAATASLYSARAKAKELGADVAWDCELAKTPEGYYQVRGGIPYAIAKSLAAAPFADILWMETKTADLADARQFADAIHAVYPDQMLAYNLSPSFNWDTTGMTDDEMRAFPEELGKMGFVFNFITYGGHQVDGVACEEFATSLRQEGMLALARLQRKMRLVESPYRTPQTLVGGPRSDAALAASSGRTATTKAMGKGSTQHQHLVQTEVPKKLLEDWLKLWSEHYQLGEQLRVELRPRRAGSDILELGIYGSAADPLANVVVDPIKDRHGRSILTVRDQNTFAEQLRQKRLMDLIHVWLIHRFKAEIVYYVTPTEDNIYQTEKMKSHGIFSNVYPEVGEIIVADVNQPRIDELLASDQAALGRLIRKED, encoded by the coding sequence ATGTCAACACTCGATGCACACCCCCAGGCCGGCTCGCAGTTCCAGGAGTCCATAGACCAGGACATCGCCGCCACCCAGGCATACTTCGACAGTCCCCGTTTCGACGGGATCGTTCGGCTCTACGCGGCCCGCCAGGTCGCCGAGCAACGCGGCACCATCCCGGCCGACTACGCGGTGGCCCGCGAAGCCGCCACCGCCTTTTATCCACACCTGCGCGAACTGTTCGCCCAACGCAAGTCCATCACCACCTTCGGCCCCTACTCACCGGGGCAGGCGGTGGTCATGAAGCGCATCGGCATCGAGGGCATCTACCTCGGCGGCTGGGCCACCTCGGCCAAGGGTTCGATCAGCGAGGATCCGGGGCCGGACCTCGCGAGCTATCCGCTCAGCCAGGTGCCCGAGGAAGCCGCCGGGCTGGTGCGGGCGCTGCTGACCGCCGACCGCAACCAGCACTATCTGCGTTCGCGGATGACCGAAGAACAACGCGCCGCCACGCCGGTCTACGACTACCGGCCGTTCATCATCGCCGACGCCGACACCGGCCACGGCGGAGATCCCCACGTGCGCAACCTGATTCGTCGGTTCGTCGAGGCCGGCGTGCCCGGGTACCACATCGAGGACCAGCGGCCGGGAACCAAGAAGTGCGGGCATCAGGGCGGCAAGGTCCTGGTGCCCTCCGACGAGCAGATCAAACGGCTCAACACCGCGCGCTTCCAGCTCGACATCATGCGGGTGCCGGGCATCATCGTCGCCCGCACCGACGCCGAAGCGGCCAACCTGATCGACAGCCGCACCGACGAACGCGATCAGCCGTTCCTGCTGGGTGCCACCAACCTCAAGATCCCGTCCTACAAGTCCTGCTTCCTGGCGCTGATGCGCCGCTTCCACCAACTCGGTGTCACCGAACTCAACGGTCATCTGCTCTACGCGCTACCCGACGGGGAGTACGACGCCGCCGACGCGTGGCTGGAAAGCCACGGCCTGACCGCGCAGGCGTCCGAGGCCGCCAAGTCGTGGCTGGACGGCACCGAACCGCTGGTCGACGCCGCCTGGGATCAGGTCGAGTCGGCCTTCGTCGAGGCCTGGCAGGAGGACGCCGGCCTGGACACCTACGGGGGCGCGGTCGGCGAACTGCTCGAATTCCGGGAGCGGGAGGGCGAATCGACGGCCATGTCGGCGGCGCAGTGGCGGGAGTTCGCGGCCACCGCGTCGCTGTATTCGGCCCGGGCGAAGGCCAAGGAATTGGGCGCCGACGTCGCCTGGGACTGCGAACTGGCCAAGACGCCCGAGGGTTACTACCAGGTGCGCGGCGGCATTCCCTACGCCATCGCCAAGTCGTTGGCGGCCGCGCCGTTCGCCGACATCCTCTGGATGGAGACCAAGACCGCCGACCTGGCCGACGCCCGCCAGTTCGCCGACGCCATCCATGCGGTCTACCCGGACCAGATGCTGGCCTACAACCTGTCCCCCTCGTTCAACTGGGACACCACCGGCATGACCGACGACGAGATGCGGGCGTTCCCCGAGGAACTCGGCAAGATGGGTTTCGTCTTCAACTTCATCACCTACGGCGGTCATCAGGTCGACGGGGTGGCCTGCGAGGAGTTCGCGACCTCGCTGCGGCAAGAGGGCATGCTGGCGCTGGCGCGGCTGCAACGCAAGATGCGGCTGGTCGAATCCCCTTACCGCACACCGCAAACCCTGGTCGGCGGGCCCCGCAGCGACGCCGCACTGGCGGCCTCGTCCGGGCGCACGGCCACCACCAAGGCGATGGGCAAGGGCTCCACCCAGCACCAACACCTGGTGCAGACCGAGGTACCCAAGAAGCTGCTGGAGGACTGGCTCAAATTGTGGAGCGAGCACTACCAGCTCGGCGAGCAGCTCCGCGTCGAACTGCGGCCCCGCCGGGCCGGTTCGGACATCCTCGAACTCGGCATCTATGGCAGCGCGGCCGACCCGCTGGCCAACGTGGTGGTGGATCCGATCAAGGACCGGCACGGCCGCAGCATCCTGACGGTGCGCGACCAGAACACCTTTGCCGAACAGTTGCGGCAGAAGCGCCTGATGGACCTCATCCACGTGTGGCTGATCCACCGGTTCAAGGCCGAGATCGTCTACTACGTGACGCCCACCGAGGACAACATCTATCAGACCGAGAAGATGAAGTCGCACGGTATCTTCAGCAACGTCTACCCGGAGGTCGGTGAGATCATCGTCGCCGACGTCAATCAGCCCCGCATCGACGAACTGCTCGCCTCCGACCAGGCGGCCCTGGGCCGGCTGATCCGCAAGGAGGACTAG
- a CDS encoding serine/threonine-protein kinase PknH/PknJ: protein MSGTIDVGSVVSGYRVQGRLGSGGMGTVYAVADPELPRLNALKVMSAELSADPEFRARFRREADIAAGLDHPHIVSVYDRGESEDGRLWIAMQLVDGTDADAALRAGTMTPHRAVHIIAEVADALDYAHSRQVLHRDIKPANFLLSGPVGPEERVLLSDFSIARAADDAAVTATNAGMTTMAYAAPEVLDGRRVDHRSDLYSLGCALFQLLTGRTPFADAPSMAAQAMAHLQRPAPQPSEFAPLTPAFDAVVGTAMAKDPAQRYATARQLAAAAAAALQQQTGPPPAAGPHRHGWTVTHPEWPPTAAGPTPRRGSKAAALAGAVLLVGAGVTASVVLRDDPGSAPGPTSGAPPAPTAAPTVTDSELPATLLPAEQVSAVMAVPMRVSGESGGFYNDGLVNVPECIAVLYPAQESAYQNSGATTTYTQIVNPVDTQIKASVAQAVVAFGTAALAESFVGRQVGLWQGCAGKTAKVSQGGGQPTEDWRMGSVTTADSVLTVTNTRVNSEVSCQRALRAANNVVVDVSACLTGQVVDQGSAVAAQIAGRVSGREGG, encoded by the coding sequence GTGAGTGGGACGATCGACGTCGGGTCCGTGGTGTCCGGCTACCGGGTGCAGGGCCGACTCGGTTCGGGGGGCATGGGCACCGTGTACGCGGTCGCCGATCCCGAGCTGCCCCGCTTGAATGCGCTCAAGGTGATGTCGGCCGAGCTGTCCGCCGATCCGGAGTTCCGCGCCCGGTTCCGGCGCGAGGCCGACATCGCCGCCGGCCTGGACCACCCCCACATCGTCTCGGTGTACGACCGCGGCGAGTCCGAGGACGGTCGGCTGTGGATCGCCATGCAACTGGTCGACGGCACCGACGCCGATGCCGCGCTGCGCGCCGGCACCATGACCCCGCACCGGGCCGTGCACATCATCGCCGAAGTGGCCGACGCCCTGGATTATGCGCATTCGCGTCAGGTGCTGCACCGCGACATCAAACCCGCGAACTTTCTGCTGTCGGGACCGGTCGGCCCCGAGGAGCGGGTGCTGCTCAGCGACTTCAGCATCGCCCGCGCGGCCGACGACGCCGCCGTGACCGCCACCAACGCGGGGATGACCACCATGGCGTATGCGGCCCCCGAGGTGCTCGACGGACGCCGGGTCGACCACCGCTCCGACCTGTACTCCCTGGGTTGTGCGCTGTTCCAGCTGCTGACCGGCCGGACGCCGTTCGCCGATGCCCCCTCCATGGCCGCCCAGGCCATGGCCCATCTTCAGCGGCCCGCGCCGCAACCCAGCGAATTCGCCCCGCTCACACCGGCTTTCGACGCGGTGGTGGGCACCGCGATGGCCAAGGACCCCGCGCAGCGGTACGCCACGGCACGACAATTGGCCGCGGCCGCCGCCGCGGCGCTGCAGCAGCAGACCGGCCCGCCGCCGGCCGCCGGTCCGCACCGACACGGTTGGACCGTCACGCACCCCGAGTGGCCACCGACCGCGGCGGGGCCCACGCCGCGGCGCGGCAGCAAGGCCGCCGCGCTGGCCGGCGCGGTACTGCTGGTGGGGGCCGGGGTCACCGCGTCGGTGGTACTGCGCGATGATCCCGGATCCGCACCCGGGCCGACCTCGGGCGCGCCGCCCGCGCCCACCGCGGCACCGACCGTCACCGACTCCGAGTTGCCCGCGACGCTGCTGCCCGCCGAGCAGGTCTCGGCGGTGATGGCCGTCCCCATGCGGGTCAGCGGCGAATCGGGCGGCTTCTACAACGACGGGCTGGTCAACGTGCCCGAATGCATTGCGGTGCTCTATCCCGCGCAGGAATCGGCCTATCAGAACAGCGGCGCGACAACGACGTACACCCAGATCGTCAACCCCGTCGACACGCAGATCAAGGCCAGCGTGGCGCAGGCCGTCGTGGCCTTCGGAACCGCCGCGCTGGCCGAAAGCTTCGTGGGCCGCCAGGTCGGGCTGTGGCAGGGCTGCGCGGGCAAGACCGCGAAGGTCTCCCAGGGCGGCGGCCAGCCCACCGAGGACTGGCGCATGGGCAGCGTCACCACCGCCGACTCGGTCCTGACGGTGACCAACACCCGGGTCAACAGCGAGGTCAGCTGTCAGCGGGCGCTGCGGGCGGCCAACAACGTCGTCGTCGACGTCAGCGCCTGCCTGACCGGGCAGGTGGTCGACCAGGGCAGCGCCGTGGCGGCGCAGATCGCCGGCCGGGTATCCGGCCGCGAAGGCGGGTGA
- a CDS encoding DUF4333 domain-containing protein: MTDPAGAQRPEPSPPPTGAWPGWQQQPLPPTGAYYPQQPPPPGYYPPPPGPYPGTYGQPPWPPGGYGPPPPFPDGRRRGRRGRLIGVIGTAVVLAVLGITAFWAPGFLRTSELDVTAVQDGVRQVLIDTANGYGAGEVTDVRCNNGANPVIESGATFGCEATINGTQRHLEVTFADDRGTYWVGAPS; this comes from the coding sequence ATGACCGACCCTGCCGGAGCGCAGCGGCCCGAACCCTCCCCGCCGCCGACCGGCGCGTGGCCGGGTTGGCAGCAGCAGCCCCTGCCCCCCACCGGGGCCTATTACCCGCAGCAACCGCCGCCGCCCGGCTACTACCCGCCGCCGCCCGGCCCGTATCCGGGCACCTACGGTCAGCCGCCTTGGCCACCGGGCGGCTACGGTCCCCCGCCGCCGTTTCCGGATGGGCGCCGACGCGGCCGACGCGGCCGGTTGATCGGCGTGATCGGGACCGCCGTCGTGCTGGCCGTGCTGGGCATCACCGCGTTCTGGGCGCCGGGCTTCCTGCGCACCAGCGAACTCGACGTCACCGCGGTCCAGGACGGGGTGCGCCAGGTGCTCATCGACACCGCCAACGGCTACGGCGCCGGCGAGGTCACCGACGTGCGCTGCAACAACGGGGCCAACCCCGTCATCGAGTCGGGTGCCACGTTCGGGTGCGAGGCCACCATCAACGGCACCCAACGGCACCTGGAGGTCACCTTCGCCGACGACCGCGGCACCTACTGGGTAGGCGCGCCCTCCTGA